CCATTTGTTTTCGAGTCAAATTGTTTATTCGTGGTTCATACTTAATTGCAGGGGCATCAGTGAATTAATCCTCTCCCATCGTCCACGATGTCCGTCGACAAGGAGGAACTGGTGCAACGCGCCAAGCTGGCGGAGCAGGCTGAACGATATGACGACATGGCGGCCGCGATGAAAGAAGTCACGGAAACCGGCGTCGAGCTGAGCAATGAGGAAAGGAACCTGCTTTCCGTTGCTTACAAAAATGTCGTGGGCGCTCGACGATCGTCATGGCGCGTTATCTCCTCCATTGAACAGAAAACCGAAGGCTCGGAAAGAAAACAACAGATGGCAAAAGAATATAGGGTTAAAGTAGAAAAAGAGCTCAGAGAAATCTGCTACGATGTTTTGGTAAGTTTCATTCATTATGTAGTATTTTAGATTGTTCCTCTTTAGGATAGGTAACTTCTTCGTCAGCGTGGTTATCAATTCACTTCGGAATTTATCCCAAAGTTAGTAAGATTAACGTCAGTTGCTGTCATCCTACACGAATGACGTCATGATATTTGCGCCTCGCCAATTTGAGGGGTGATGCAAGCGATCGTTGCCGTGGTCATTTCCTCCGCAGTCATAACGTTTTTGTTAATCATGGGCGTTATAATGTTGGGTAGCACGTGAGAGCATACAGGGCGCGGTGCGGAGTTTTCGCGGACCGGGAGGGTGGGGTGACGTATTGCGCCGCGTCATTGCGCGCGCTGCTATCCCATTTTCGTTCGTTGCCCTGACTCTaaactatattatgtattaattaaagttcaATTTTTTTGCTAGTCTCAACACAAACATTAACAACTAAGGATTTTAACAAAAAGCAACATTcaatttttactttctttttgtttcaggGTTTACTTGACAAGCACCTTATTCCTAAAGCTAGTAATCCAGAAAGTAAAGTATTTTACCTTAAAATGAAGGGTGATTACTATAGGTACCTTGCAGAAGTGGCCACAGGAGAAACCAGAAATTGTAAGTATTAAACCAATCACAAGTTGTATTATATACTCAAATGATTTATAGGTCTAATGTACCTGTTTTATTATGCAGTAAGTTAACATCACTTTACATTACAGCTGTTGTAGAGGATTCACAGAAAGCATACCAAGACGCTTTCGAGATCAGCAAGGCGAAAATGCAGCCCACACACCCAATAAGGCTGGGTCTGGCGTTAAATTTCTCCGTCTTCTATTATGAGATATTAAATTCACCAGACAAAGCGTGTCAGCTCGCCAAACAGGTCATTATTTGTGTCAGTTACGCATAGGCTCTGTGCTGGCTGGCACGAGAGGGATGTGCAGGCTAGGCATATTAATGTACTCGCTTGTCCCCAGCCGTCGTGGAGGACTCGCAGAAGGCCTACCAAGAAGCGTTCGACATTGCTAAAGCCAAAATGCAACCGACCCACCCCATCAGGCTCGGCCTTGCGCTCAACTTTTCCGTGTTTTATTACGAGATAATCAACTCCCCTGCGCGAGCGTGCCACTTAGCTAAACaggttttatcataaaaaagaaaattagtgTGTGAAAGACCaaagtattataatatactAACTGTAAAGTTCTTGCTAGTGCATTTTTCTTGTTCAGTTTGcatgaacattaaaaaaaataaaattcgtttCAAAATTAGACGTAATCTCATAGATTAAAGaactaataattatatattagcATGGCCGTGTGAAAAGCAATTAACCCTTAATCCTCGATCCAGCCAGCATCAGAGTGTTTATTCCAAACTCTTAAAAGAGTTAGTTAATCATCCCACAAAGGGAATGATATTCAATTTATTGATGTCTCATTACTGTAACACTTGAGGTCAAATACTAATGAAGATTTGTGTTCTTTCAGGCGTTCGATGATGCGATTGCCGAATTAGACacactcaatgaagactcgTACAAAGACTCGACACTGATCATGCAGTTGCTGCGAGACAACCTGACGCTGTGGACGTCAGACACGCAAGGCGATGGCGACGAGCCCGCCGAGGGCGGCGACAACTAATCTCGCGCCGCGCTCACTCCCAGCACACGCATTTGTTCTCATTGgtgttttataagaaaacgAGTAACATTCGAGAACGCCGCGCGGCGCGGGTCCACCGCCGCTGATGCGAGCCGTCGcttgtaaaaaaatgttaaaaatgtcGTTCGCAGCGGACCTTCACGTTCCgtctaaaattaaatgttatgtgTCATCTTTGACGGTTTTGTATTTCTGTATTTACACTGGATTACAGATATCGAGCTGACCcgatgaatataaatatttataacttaagttattaaaattacggTTTCTTAAGTTAAAAGTGTTTTCCTttcaatataaactaaaaacataACAGCCTGGTCGGCCCCAAATTAACATTCCTTTCGCCGCATGTCCGCAGTGAAATGGAGATCATGATGGtgaatgtttaaaaattatgcTATTCGTTATTTAAAATTTGTTAAAGTACGCCCAAAACTGACCCAATGAAATcaaaaattttcatcaaataataaatcaacctGTATAATGGCTGTACCAAATTAAGGGCACAAAAAACTTGTTAGTGTCTTTCGTGGTTTTTGTGATGTCTTCTAACATTTTGAATATTACCAAAGGAACTTTTAATTGTTGACATTAACCATTTTGTTGTGCCCATCAccaatacctaattataatagCATTCTGAATTTTCAGGCATTTATTAGCAAAATAGTTTTTGTGATGGCCAATATTGTAACATTTCTGCTGCATTTTATCAGCCATTaatctattatatttttcatgttttcaccaataaacttttgtattaaatacaatttttagttttagaaccaatatttaaataaaacgccACCTAATACCCCAAAGATGTTTGTGTAAAGTTACTAAGAGAACTAGTGATATTAATGACCCTAAAACGCAAGAAAATAACTAACAATGGGATAACTCTACattaagaaaatacaaaatttttaattcattaatgAATAAATAGGTTATAAACTGAATATAAATGAAGTCTAATAGAATTATCCAAAAATACTGGATCTCGAAAGCCCTTGTATATAGCTATCGTCCGTAATTCTGGCTGTAAACCCGTACCTACTTCTGTCGTGGGTTCGCCGAAGTGGGTATTGATATCAGGGGGCTTTTCGGAAAACCTACAACTAAggaaatatttaacttatcGATCGATAATAGGCAGTAGAAAGATCTACTTTGTTTTCATCAACCCTCAAAAAGCTCTAAGAGCAGTTTGACTTAGGTATACTACGACAAGTCGACATAGGTGTCTATCTCGCTCGGTGCTAAAGTAGCGGAAGCTGCAGCATAAGCCGACGAAATAGTCATTGATTCAGAATCGCTTGAACAAGACAATTGGCCTAGCAAATGTATGGCAAAAAAAACCTTCCGAGGACTTGTATGATCAGCCAAATTAAAACAGTACGTTTTGCAACTGCTCTACTACAATACTCCTGCCATAGATGAACCAACATGGGCCTATTTTGGCACCCAGAACCATAGAATTGATTCCTCTACCTTTTGAAGATTGGCTgtgagtagggctgccatccgtccgggtttccccggatttgtcctcgtttgtaGGCCGTCCGGggaccgtccgggcggggtttcatgtaaggaagcgcctcattgaatttaagtatatgttaatagtaaatggattacaaattaggtattattttgttttaaaaatattcgttcggggtaaaaatgcgatttacgccaaatgtccgggtttttttaacgtttgtccgggtttggcaaaattcgagatggcagccctagctgTGAGTGGCAGATATTATGTGGTTGAGTCCAAAACACGGATAGGCTAGGTGCCTGTATAGCGTGACCCTGTATGTATCAAACACCTATCAAGAACCgcgaaattttgaaaaaatatttcaatgttaaatgATCAAAATCAAGAAACAACTAATATACATTGATTTCGAGGAAAGCACACTTATTTACACATACAAAAGATGGTCCGtttaggctgcctgtccaccggagcggagctaggctgcgaagtggagaaactgagaaatattaaccaataggattgaggagcggagattttgtgcaatcctattggttaatatttctcagtttctccacttcgcagcctagctccgctccggtggacaggcagcctaaaCGGGTAAAATCGCGGGGAACACCttgtattaggtacttaatataatatgtatgtatgttcaaTAGAGTCGGTTAATGAGATGCGTAAAATCTAGTGCTTATTTACTTTACGGGAATATTATGCTAGTGGCACTTCATCGGTTTTTGAACTTGATCGGAATACTGTAAGCggatttgcatttttttatttccagtaCGTGGGTACTTATTTGAAACCTGGATTAGGATTAGGTAACCTGTTCTTTCTTTCACTTAACAGATTTAGTGACActatttcatcatctgcctagtcttttcccaagaATGTTAttttggtcggcttccagtctatccggataaAGTTATGTGCAAGAGCTTTACATGGCCTCTCCGACCTCCTCCACCTAGTTACCGGGACATCCTGCTGAATATcccgtgtgcgttcgcgcagcggaatgttgttgaatttaaagattttaattatgcagataattagtgtaagacgtcctataattgtgtatggtaaataaaaatttgtgtatgcagccattgtggagaaattcaccaaaaacagattccgctgggcgaacgttggcgaacgttgtcctggcggaactttttaatccatagactttgtgtgtccgaaaattagtgtgtatttgtgtataattgattatgtatgaatgaaatcagtgcatgcaaaacttcggagaaattcaagtttccgctacgcgaacgtttgccattagctagttttcatataaagcgcttacatagagagctgtagatttttacatacgttgttttgaatttgtttatatttgtttaaaaaacagatttagaaaaagtcgtagggtttaaaagataaaaatataaacgtaaaatacacttattaggttttagttcttaaagtatgcagtttggggtctagattttcacgtttacacaaaccttgtaagtgtctccaacatgttgccaagtatcaatgatggtccgttagtaattaaaaagttataggatattttaccatgaatagatcactgtttacaaagcagtcgaatatcacgacgttctaaaggaattgcatggtaaaatgtatgccaataattagtttaatcattcagctattcacttgcaaaatttcatgtcattaaattcagtaattaaagaaagacaattataatactgactagcatcgaaaccctacataatccgaccaagttcggataggcACTTCTAcggtaaaaataaatcttcaattaataagtacttctctatttaaatatacgtgtacaaaaatatttttattattattacttacataaattacttgactacgtgattaaaaataacgttaataaacgttacgtattttaactaaaatgtcgtagatagtggcattattattaaaaaaatatttttcattcaagaaatgcgattgttttattttttcctaacgcttgtgtacgcaactgtaccatattaataaatatactaaccttccaagttaagaacgttgcttagacatatggcacggccgcttttttgtaactatccgaacttggtcggattatgtagggtttcgttgctccgtcagtattataattgtctttctttaattactgaatttaatgacatgaaattttgcaagtgaatagttgaatgattaaactaattattggcatacattttaccatgcaattcctttagaacgtcgtgatattcgactgctttgtaaacagtgatctgttcatggtaaaatatcctataactttttaattactaacggaacatcattgatacttagcaacatgttggagacacttacaaggtttgtgtaaacgtgaaaatctagaccccacactgcatactttaagaactaagacctaataagtgtattttacgtttatattttatcttttaaaccctacgacttttctaaatctgttttttaaacaaatataaacaaattcaaaacaacgtatgtaaaaatctacagctctctatgtaagcgctttatatgaaaactagctaatggccaaacgttcgcgtagcggaaacttgaatttctccgaagtttatgcatgcactgatttcattcatacataatcaattatacacaaatacacactaattttcggacacatctcttttcttctaaagtctatggattaaaaaaagttccgccaggacaacgttcgccaacgttcgcccagcggaatctgtttttggtgaatttctccacaatggctgcatacacaaatttttatttaccatacacaattataggacgtcttacactaattatctgcataattaaaatctttaaattcaacaacattccgctgcgcgaacgcacacgaatATCCCTTTGCTAAGACTGGCTAGTGGGCAAAGATCTTCAAAAGACAGTCACGACccacaatttaacgtgccatcgGAAACACGGAAGAAAGGTTATAACAAGGGGCCACTCATCCACGAACCGAccgcgtcaagcgttgcttTACCTTGTGTCCGCGCGGCTGTTGCTTAGCCACGGGCGGGCTCGTCCTGAGTCTTAGCAAATGACGTCGTCGCAAATGATTTGCAAAACATAGTTCTAGGTCAACGAGTGTTTAGATTCCATTGAGGATTTTGAGAGAATCGGAATGCATTTTTACAGAATAAATGACTGTCCCTTCCCTCTATAATTTCGTTTACGTACAATTAGAAGTTTGATTCTTCCAAAGCCTTATGGGGTTTTATGGAACAGTATAAGGTTTAACTGGATAAATACTTTCATGCATTCTCAAAATAATGTAGATACTTTAAAGACTCCTTGATAAGCAAATTTTTCAAAGTAGGTAATAGTtgcttttaaagttttaattaattaattataacgttttattttctttgaataagtGCCTACAAAAAACCGTGTCTATTTCTTATGATCGAGTTTATATCAGTCAGTCCCTACAAGTAAAACGACGGCCCTTGGCGAATAATCTGGAAAATCTATAAGGTAGGTTGCTATGTTGGTACTGcggttattaaaatcaataaaaccgTGAACTCCAAAATAGTTATTTGGCACTTGGTAGCAGTTGGTATATTAGTGCTTGTTGCATGACATCACCCGGGTCTGGGGTGGTTCGGGGGAGCGAGACAGACCCACCCCCGTTTACCTCGAGTTGCGTTTATTTGCGGAGTGCATTACATTGTCTGGATACTACATAACATGAAGTAGATGCTACCTACTAACTGCACCTTTAGGTTATAGTACACATACACAGTAAGCTTAGGTCCTGTTGTCCTgtttaaaaaagtaaagaactttatttttatgatttttattaaaaattggtataaaatagacagcttttaaaaatataagtagcctacattataagtatattttaaaatcgaaaTATTCTCTTTTCTGCAATCAAGCAGAACTTAATAATAGCAttgattattacaaaataaaaagtattttacaaaaatagaaaaataactaaaacagtGTTCCTGATTTAGACATAGGTATCCTGTGGATCTTATAGGGTAACATTTGATATGTAGGCGTAAGGTCAGGCACTAAGGGTGAACTTTGGTAAAGTAGGTAGGTTTATAAAGGTACGTTCTTAGATCTAAGTAGCTTTTTTACTCAATGGCACTTACACAACTAAGACCTTTTTACTCGCACTAAGCAAATGCAGCATAGCGTTTGTTATGTTAATCCTTGGTTTCCTTTAATACCACTACATTTCACAAACTTTCAAATGCAACCTTGTTTAAATGCTGCATACACTACACCGTGAATAATATATCACCTCATCAGAGTTTGCAACTTTAGAAACGTTTTCATAATCACACATTATCTGCACTTGTATAGGATCCGAAAGAAAACGACTTCCTGACACGCGGCAGTAGCACTATGCTGAGCAATGGACGGACTAATGTGGCGAGTATGTACGTACTGCTGGCTGCTACGTTTACAGATGTCATGTCTGCAGTATGAGCCAAGGATGTCTCGTTACCTTGCAATGATTTCGAGTATATATTGAAAGCAGTGACAATCGACCGAGGACTACACAATACCATGTAAACGACAATAAGCCACAAAGATAACTTAAGAGCTGCAATAGATTCAAAGTATTCAATTCGagacattattttttcattctttaATTTAATGATGACTAGAACAGCAGCAGTACCCATAATGATTAGGGGTAAAAAAAGATTAAACATAGCTAACATCGAGTACATATGCAGACGTTGACTGGTGTCGACTATGGTGCATAGCACAGCATCCCTTTCTAGGTGCACTGTAGTGGCCAATACAAATTCTGGAACGCTTAATGAAATAGCCAGTACCCAAACAAATACTGATGGTTGAGTTACTGAGATTCTACGATCAGAGAGTCTGTAATCTAGGTTCATAGTTCTGGGTGGAGTCGAAGAGTCACTGCTTGTCACCAAACTATGGCGTGAACACCTTATTTCTTCATCTTCATCCTGTGCGTTTCGTTTCATTCGTTTTGCAATTGCCTTTTCTTCAATGTTTATGGTGGCCAGCGAGTGTAGAGCAATAGTTGCTACTAGATAGGATGCTGCCGTTGATGCAAACACGTTCAGTCCTCGATAGGCGACACAGCCATGATTACCGAAGTCCCATGATCTGCTATTGTAAGACCATAGCTCAGGTCCTATTGATGCTCCGAGTATAAAGTCAGCTATAGCCAATTGTAGAATGATGGTAAGCAAACCtgaaacacaaacaaaacaataaaacgtcAGACAATGTGTTACCTATAATCATGTGAAGGTACCTAAGACCATATATAATTTCCTATGTAAATgagtaataatacatacacCACATACTTAGGGAAAATCCttttctgtaggtacctaccatatATTTAGAAATTTTCAGAAAGGAAcctaattattgtatttatgtattgcGTTTTTAGAAATCTTATAGTTGAACCATCTGCAAGACCTTCATAATCTTGGAAGAGAGTTTATATTACCGATTGAcgatattaattacttaattgcagttttaaatacctaagtagAAACATTTGTGTTGTTAGGACAAATGATAAGATGATACAGACAACTGGAGAAACGACACTGAAATAGAATTAGTTGGGCACCATAACTTCAGCTGTTTAACTATGTAACTTGTTGATACTTCGTGGATAATAACGTCATATTATATCAAAGTACTTAATGAATActacaaacactattgaaaagATATGCATGTCTGCGGACCAGGGGACTGTTATAAAAGTATTATCAAACAAGTTTGTTTACCAGTCCGCGAGGTTTTGAAGAGCGCAGCGAGCACCGAGCAGTTGGCGAGAGCGGCAGCGCCGGCGACGCACGCGACGTACGCGGCGAGCGCGAGCGGCGGGAGGAGCGGCTCGGCCGAGTGCGCGCGCTCCGACATGGCGTCGGCTGTCCGGGACTGTATCGGGATCAATGACTCGCGCCTCGGGGCCGCTGCGTCACCCGCGTTCTCCGCCGTCcctcggttttttttttcagtagtgATTCACCGCTGTCCGAACATGTGCACCACACTAGGGCGCGCGAAATTGCTAACGATGTGAGGTATTTCTTGTCCTTACTGCGACGCACAATTTCTTAATATAAGTCTATCTAACTGGCCTGCACAGCAAGTCGTCAACTTGTCGTATGTTATTCTCGCCGACCAAGTGTGCAAATAACGTAATACTCGTAAAAGGGCTGTGTGCGCGTGCTGTAAGTTCATTATTATTCTGCGTTCGCAAACAACTACCGGCGACGGCGCCCGCATCGAGGAGTCACTCCTCCTAACTTGAGCATATCTACTTACACTCAAGTATATTCTTGGCATTTGCTGATTGATAGAGGGTGTTAGTTATATGCGCGGATGAATGATCAACCACATCAATAGGACATCAATGTAATTTGTAATTCATTCTTTATGAAAGGTTTTTATTAATCAACATAATGACTTTAAACAATTAACAAGTAGTAAGGTATTTCATGTACCTAAGGGACAGGAactttacctataatataatatctatgtTAAGCATTCAGGATTAAGCAGAACATCAAGTTCTAAATAGGCTAAGGCTAATACATACCACTTTAAAGGCACATGTATCTACGTACAGTCCATGAAGAGTCGGTAAAGCTGACAAAGAAACTGCGAAGCATAGGTACATACCTTAAAATTCTAGTTGAAGAGATTTATTTTTTGGCCAGTTTACTGTAGCTGACCCAAACTCATTGTACAGGAGGGTGCGCAGATATTATGGTGTCATGATTATCATCTATGATATATTAAAGATAATACCATTATCAGGCGGAGTTTAAACTGCAGGGCACTGGACATCAAGTAGACATCTTCCGAGCCCTCGATGATAACGGAGACGAGGGTCCGGCATAGCACTTTGTGCTCTTCGGGAGCATAAGTTCAGATTAAAATATGCTCTAGTTCAGAGAGTACACAGAAACATGTCTGTGGAGAAGGaataaaggtgaagaaaaacatcttgcatgtacaagttattaaattaaatacttatatttattttagaaaaattgatacaaattatttaaaagtggTCTATAAAAATCTGCAACTCTTTGAGATAGGTACTGATATGGTACAAATATAGAGCTCGTTCTTTATTTTGTGGTCTAATTGTGGCACAGACATGAATGAACTCACACGTCAATCAATAATTTCATGACTCAGAAGACCCTTTTCTGATTATATGAATGCGGGTCTGTCTCCCACATATCTGCAAAACCGTGATAAGATAGTACTTAAGTTATGTAGTTAAACGTAAGGGTACAAGTCGGTACAACATTCAAATAGGGACATAAATTAAGAAATGAACTGAcaagttgtttttaatttatttgaattatgaGAGGACAATTTTATTAGTTACAGTAGCTACTCATTAACTCATTGCACATGCTATGTAATAGGTTAGTGAGACATCAATGGGTACAATGTGTCATGGCAGTGAGTGTCGGAAGGGCGCGAGTGTCGGCGACGAGCGCCACGCCACGACCGCCTAGCGGCGTCCCTCGCTCGATATTGTTCATTTGTTGTGATTAGCAGAAGCCGATGACTGTCGGCGAGGTCGAGTGATGGATGACTCGCGACAATGCTCCTCAGGGGACGCGTGTGGGCGGTGCCTTGACAGCCAAAATCTACACTTTCCTTCGACTTTCTCTTGGAGGTGCGAAAGGTGTTCTGTTCACTTCATTCGGGGGCTCGCAATGCTTATTCGGTAGCTGGCGCCTCATAAGTGTACGCGTTCTAATCGTGCGCAACGACGGTCGGTCCCTCGCGGCACACGGTGCATCGCGGCAGCTTCAGATATTCAAAGCACCTGCATGCTACTTCCGAGTTAGCCTTTATAAACAGTGTGGCAAGTGTTAGCAAGTAACTCGTCGTGGTGTGTCTGGACAGCAATGTGAGGCGGCCATGGCGCTGACAAGTGACATAGTGCTAGTAGCGCTGTTGTGCGTGGTCCGCGGCGGTGCGCCTGCGCGGTTTCCCGTGAGTAAGCTCCGCTGCTAGGGCGGGCGGCGCGttcatttcttatttattgatttattacactgctgtgtacttattttttcctttattatGTATGATATAGATGCTAGCAATCTACACAGTTGTGTATCtattaatataagtattttaaatataatgttaatgGAATGGGTGAAAATTTtccaatgtaaaataaataaaggttaataaagttaaaaataaattaaaagtgcaGTGGCGCAAGCTCACTCTGcctttttgataaattaattttccaAGGGGTTACTGATTTATTTACTGACGTTCGTCTACGTGCAATGTGTAGGTACCATGcccatttataaaatatgtacctatacctatatttaaacaatgtaaatgtgaataaaattcctattataaaattgtgcttgattcgtattaaaaaaacatttacgaGTAATATGATATGAAGACACAGTAACCTTCAGTAGGTAATACACCGTAACATCAAAAAGGTTTTAAGGGCAGATTACGCGTAGACAATGTGCTACGATTTTATGGCAGCTACAtttaataataggggttaaagtatgaaattgccgatttgtactgaaaacctaaattgtatttttttttaatttttaacaaacttatttaatcaaaatagttgccattattatctatacattgcggtcatctaataagaaggtcatttatgcctttacgatagaactctgaggatctagactgcacaaacagtgt
The window above is part of the Helicoverpa armigera isolate CAAS_96S chromosome 3, ASM3070526v1, whole genome shotgun sequence genome. Proteins encoded here:
- the LOC110380469 gene encoding 14-3-3 protein zeta isoform X1; translation: MSVDKEELVQRAKLAEQAERYDDMAAAMKEVTETGVELSNEERNLLSVAYKNVVGARRSSWRVISSIEQKTEGSERKQQMAKEYRVKVEKELREICYDVLGLLDKHLIPKASNPESKVFYLKMKGDYYRYLAEVATGETRNSVVEDSQKAYQDAFEISKAKMQPTHPIRLGLALNFSVFYYEILNSPDKACQLAKQAFDDAIAELDTLNEDSYKDSTLIMQLLRDNLTLWTSDTQGDGDEPAEGGDN
- the LOC110380469 gene encoding 14-3-3 protein zeta isoform X2; protein product: MSVDKEELVQRAKLAEQAERYDDMAAAMKEVTETGVELSNEERNLLSVAYKNVVGARRSSWRVISSIEQKTEGSERKQQMAKEYRVKVEKELREICYDVLGLLDKHLIPKASNPESKVFYLKMKGDYYRYLAEVATGETRNSVVEDSQKAYQEAFDIAKAKMQPTHPIRLGLALNFSVFYYEIINSPARACHLAKQAFDDAIAELDTLNEDSYKDSTLIMQLLRDNLTLWTSDTQGDGDEPAEGGDN
- the LOC110380492 gene encoding uncharacterized protein LOC110380492 → MSERAHSAEPLLPPLALAAYVACVAGAAALANCSVLAALFKTSRTGLLTIILQLAIADFILGASIGPELWSYNSRSWDFGNHGCVAYRGLNVFASTAASYLVATIALHSLATINIEEKAIAKRMKRNAQDEDEEIRCSRHSLVTSSDSSTPPRTMNLDYRLSDRRISVTQPSVFVWVLAISLSVPEFVLATTVHLERDAVLCTIVDTSQRLHMYSMLAMFNLFLPLIIMGTAAVLVIIKLKNEKIMSRIEYFESIAALKLSLWLIVVYMVLCSPRSIVTAFNIYSKSLQGNETSLAHTADMTSVNVAASSTYILATLVRPLLSIVLLPRVRKSFSFGSYTSADNV